The Fibrobacter sp. UWR4 genome includes the window TAACCGGCGCAGCTGATAGCGTGGGTCAGAGCGCAGGTGACCACCGGGTTGGAGAAGTTCTTGGAAGCGAGGGTGGGGTTCTTCTTGATGACCTGTTCCTTCCATGCCTTACGCAGGTCCGGATTACCGAAGCTGGGGGCGTAGAGGAAGGAGTTCTTGGGGAGGTTCAGGGACTTGAGAACGCAATCCAGAACCAGCGGAGAACCGTCGTCTTCGAGAGCGGTACCGATGGTAGCGTTGATGTCGGAGCCCTTAGCTTCTGCACCCTGGCCAAGAATACCCTTGCGGGGGAAGAAAATGGCCTTGCCCTGTTCAGAGAGCATATCGAGGACCTTGCAGCCGTTTGCGGAAAGTTCGGCGTTCAAGGCAACTGCGAGAGGATTGTAGTTCATTTTTCGTTTCCTGTTGAAAAATTTGTTTAAACCGAGGGTCAAATTTAGCATAAGCCGAGCGTCGCGGCAACAAAGAATTTGTTGACATGACCGAGGCGAGCTAAATGCGGCAAACCTGCCGCAAGATAGTTTTTTTTGACCCACCTCGCAAGGTTCGGCACACATACGAAAACGTTATTTAAACCCAAAAATCCGTTATAAATCCGTAGAGGTTTGCCTTAAACCCTGTAATTTTCAAATATTGTAAGTAAAGTGTGGATCTGTAAGGTGTGCAGGATTCTTTTTTTTGACTCAAATCGCAATGAAAATCTAGTTTGTGTACTGGAGCTCACAATGTTTTTGATTCCTCTGATACTAGGTTTCCTAATCGAATTTCTGCTGGTCCCTTACTTTGTCAAACGTAAGGCAGTTCGTGGCCGCGGCTGGATCACCAAGGCCCAGTATCCAAAACTCTACGTTTTTGGAATCGTCATGTACATTTTGCTTGGGCTGTACCTGATGGCCATGAGCTACCCAGTCTATCTCATCGGCCTGGAAAAATAGGCGGGGAACTAATCAGATTTAGCAATTGCTCTTTCGTCAAAAATTCTAAAACAGAAAATGCGGTCAACTTGTTGCCCAAATCCTTTATGGATGCTCCTACGTGATAGACTATGTCGTCGACGATGATAAAACGGTCGTGAACATCTCGAATATTCAGGACTTGTACGGTGGGGTTTTGACGATTTAATAGATTCTCTTCTTCTTTCATTGTGCGGGTGACTCGTGCAGAATAGACAAATCCCTTTACTCCTGCAGACTTTTTTGCCAGGAGTCGGAGAGTTCTGTCGTCTGCATAGGGATCGATGATTATGATTTCTTGTTTTGCTGAACGGACGAGTTGGGCTGCGAATTCGTAGCCGCTCCACCAGGATTTCGCAGGAATTGCGCCTTCTGTGGGAGGCGTGTTTAGCTTGACAAAGAAATCTACTTGCTTTTCGAGAGCGTCAAGGCGATTTTCAGAGACGTCTAGCCGATTGTCGTGAGATTGTAGATGTTTCTCGTGATTGACTAGTTGCTGGTCAATACGTTGCTCGGATAGCATCAAACGTTGGTTGATACTGTAGCCTTTGAGAAGGTGGTTTTTCAGGACTTGGTTTGCCCAGCGACGAAAATAAGTTCCTTGAATAGATTTTACCCGGTATCCTACGGAAATAATGACATCCAGTGAGTAAATAGTAGTCGGTTTAAATTTTGAGAGGGTATTATGCAAAATTTGCATATTACTTTCTTTTTCAATTTCTTTTTCTTTAAAAGCATTTTGAATATGTCTGGCAATGACGGATTGATTTTTTTGAAATAACTCCGCCATTTGAGCCTGCGTCAGCCAGACGGTTTCGTTTTCGAGACGGACATCAAGATGCAATTCGCCATCGGCATGGTAGGCGATGATTTCGCCTTTTTCAGGCGCTTTTTCCGGTTGATTTTCCATCGGAAACTCCGAGGAACGCATTTCCCATGATGCGAGGAAACTCGCGGGCCCCTGTCGGGGGATGTAATAAAAACCGGCGTTTCCGGCTGGGATAAATATACAAATTGCAAAAGTCAGATTATGACAATTTGCGTATTTGACTATATTTATTTTGAGATAAAGGGAATAAATTAGGAGAACATATGAATATAGGCCGCCTGCGAACTATTCTGAGCGCAAAACCGCGTGTCACTCAGCTCGCTATGCTGTTGATCGTGGCAACAATGCTTATTGCCTGCGGAGGTGATAATGGTTCCAGCGCCAGTAGCGATGAAAGTTCTTCCTCTAGCGAAGTCAAGGACAGTTGCTCCTCCAGCGTCATTCCCGGCTCCGACCGGGAATCTAGCAGTTCCTCTAACGTCATTCTGAGCGGCAGCGAAGAATCCAGTAGTAGTGTGGTGGGTTCCTGTTCGTCTGAATTAGGCGAGTCGGGGCTTGAGGCAATTTCCGCAATGGCTTACTATTGTGTCCATGATTCTGCAAAGGTTGATTCCCTTTTGGCAATCTATAAGGCCGATGGTAATTTCGGGGATATGACGACATCGTTTGCCGATTGCGCCTACGAAATGTCCTTTGATTATTTGGATGATGATGTTATTATGCCGTCACCACTAAAAATGTTTTACCTTAATGAGAAACCTTACTCTAATTTTAAAATTTCGTGGGTAAAGTTCAGGGAGACGATTTATAAATTTTGGCAGGATGACTATGGTGTTGGGCCATGCAACAGGGATTTCGAAAACGTCGTGAAACGCAACCAGGATTCCCTAAGTGAATCGCCAAGATATTTTATATGCACTGATAGAAGACCTGGTTATTACAGCGAAATAAATTGGGTCTCTGCCTCGGCACTTCAAGTGGCTACCTACGGCTTGGAATGTGACAGCTCTGATTATCGTTCAATAACGGATAGTGCCGATGGCTCCATGTATGTTTGCGATAGAGGTGATTGGCGCTTGCCTAAGGATGTTGAAAAAGAATATGGGTTGTGTAAGGCCGAAAACAACGGTGAAGTCAAAGCCGGCGAAATATACGAGTACATCTGCGATTCTGCAAGTTGGAAACTGAACGAGTTGGTCCTAGTGGATTCCTCCGACAACCGTGAATTTCGTGCCCTGAAAATTGCGGGCCTTTACTGGATGAGCGAAAATTTCAAAACGGACTCTTCCAGGTATTTTTGGAATGAAGTCATGGATGAAAATTTCTGCCCGAAAGGATGGCGAATTCCCTCAGATAAAGAATGGGAATCCATGCTGGATACTTTGCGTGGTGTAAGAGCGAATGAATATCCCATGAATTTGGTTGAGAGGTTTGGTGGAGTTGTGAATTGGTGGAGCTCTACCGAATATGGTGCGGACAGCGCTGTGGTATTTGGAATTGACTATCACCCCATGGATTATGCGAGTTCGCGGAAATTTACATATCATAGAGGTATTCAGCCCAAGGAATCCAAATACAGATATGATTACGCCCGCTGCGTGAAGGATGGACCCATTCAGTAGGGTGGTTGCCCGATTGAAATACTGTGTTTGTTAAGGTAAAAACGATGAAAGTGAATGATCAAAGAAATGTGCGAAATGGTTTGAAAAAATTTGCTGCAATGTTTATTGTCGCGTTGACACTAGTTGCTTGCGGAGGCGATAATGGCTCCAGCACTACGGATGAGGGTTCCGGCAGTTCCTCTAGCGTCATTCTGAGCGAAGGCTCCGCCGAAGTCGAAGAATCCAGTTGCAGTGTGGCCCTTTCGTCGTCATCGAACCTTGAGCCTGTAGCGAATTCATCCAGCAGCTTCGTCCAGTTGCGTGAAGATACGGAGGACTCTACTCGCCAGACCATTTATCGATTCCTGTATCCCCGCGCAGACATGTCCTTAGATACAGGCTATTTCGATGGTTACG containing:
- the rhuM gene encoding RhuM family protein, translated to MENQPEKAPEKGEIIAYHADGELHLDVRLENETVWLTQAQMAELFQKNQSVIARHIQNAFKEKEIEKESNMQILHNTLSKFKPTTIYSLDVIISVGYRVKSIQGTYFRRWANQVLKNHLLKGYSINQRLMLSEQRIDQQLVNHEKHLQSHDNRLDVSENRLDALEKQVDFFVKLNTPPTEGAIPAKSWWSGYEFAAQLVRSAKQEIIIIDPYADDRTLRLLAKKSAGVKGFVYSARVTRTMKEEENLLNRQNPTVQVLNIRDVHDRFIIVDDIVYHVGASIKDLGNKLTAFSVLEFLTKEQLLNLISSPPIFPGR